From the genome of Sphingobacterium sp. UGAL515B_05:
GCTTTAAAAGCTGCCTTCGACTGGAAAACAAGGCTTAATTTTGCACAGGGAATACAAAAGGAAGCCAGCCAGGTCATTCACTTTAAACAGGCTTTTCATGGCAGATCTGGTTATACCCTGTCCTTAACAAATACACAAGACCCCAGAAAATACCTTTATTTTCCAAAGTTCAACTGGCCACGCATTACCAATCCGAAGTTGAGCTACCCCTTAACAAGCGAACATATCGATCAGACGATTGCTTTGGAGGAAAAGGCTGTCTCTGAAATACACCAAGCCCTTGCCGCCAACCCCAACGATATTGCCTGTATCATTATTGAACCGATACAGGGTGAAGGTGGCGACAACCATTTTCGAAAGGAATTTTTCGTACAGCTTCGTCAAATCTGTGATGAAAATCAGATCCTATTGATTTTTGACGAAGTACAGACCGGATTGGGTATTACGGGGAAAATGTGGGCTTACCAACATTACAACGTAATTCCCGATATCATTGCCTTCGGCAAAAAAGCCCAGGTATGTGGTATACTGGCGAGTAAGGAAAAATTTGATCAGGTGGAACATCATGTCTTTAAAGAATCCAGTCGTATCAATTCAACATTTGGTGGCGATTTTATGGATATGCTCCGCTTTAAATTAATTCTTGAAGTCATAGAACAGGAAAATCTCGTTCAAAATGCAGCAGAAAAAGGGCGCTATCTACAAGATAAGCTCCAGGAACTGCTAGCGAAAAAACCGCAGCTGTCCAATTTACGAGGTGAGGGTTTATTCGTTGCATTGGATTTCGCATCGGAAGCTGCACGCAATGAATTTATCAAAAATACCTATGCAAATAAACTGATTATGTTAGGCTGTGGAGAGAAAAGTATCCGTTTTAGACCGCACCTTAATGTGAGTTATGGGGATATCGATAAAACGATAGCAATTATAGAAAAGAGTATTTCCTAAAAAATAAGCAATGCTAAAAAGCTTCAATGTAGCCTATAGCATTGCTTATTTTTTTTATAAACTATCTACCTCTACATACATTGGGACGGTCAATATCGACCAGTTCTGAAATTCCATACTCATCAAACAGGTCTAAGAGTGCATCTGTACCCTCTTCAAGTTTGTAATCCATCTCTTCTTTATATACAGGGATCATTGCATAAAAATTGATCAGATTACCATCTTTGGTTTTTAACTCCAAAAATTCCTCATCAAAACTTAGCATAGGTGGAAGCAGCAACATACAACCGAAACCTGTATTTGCAATATCCTCGGCTTCCATCCCATTGGGAATGGTATGCCCATATCCCAACCAGGTTTTGTACTCATGTGGAAACCGCGCTAATCTTTTCAAAAAGTAGACCGGCCAATAATTGTTGTCATCCTGAAATTCCTCTTCTCCGATCTTCCAATCTGCGGGCAACACGACCATCAGCTCCGCCCGCTCATAAGTCTCTTTGTTTTCAACTTCATCTGGAACATGCATGGCCAAATCACTCATGCCTGAAGTAACCAATATATGGAATGGATAGTTTGCACTTGGTTTAATCCAATGCACATCGATATGAACAAGTTCGGAGATAATCTCATGGAACACCATATCGGGTTCGGCAATATATTTGGTCAAATGCTCCTCGATTTCATCCAGATAGACACATTGTACCTCCGGAAATAGGCTTTTTGGATCCTTATCATCAGATTGATCTTCATAACGGTAGACCGTAGACCCTCCGGCAGTAATTTCTGTATCTTTTTTTTCGGACGGAGATTCTTCCTCTTCGCCGCTCATAATTTTTTTGACTTTATCCCAAAATGACATATTATCTTATAAAAGGTGAAAACGTTAGCGATTATTTTCTATTCAAATTTATTCAATTACAGCTACTACAGGCTGTCTAAATCTTGTTTTAACTGGTTTTCCTTTGACCTGTCCCGGCATCCATTGCGGCGATCTGCGCATGGCAGACAACACAGCCTTTGCAAACTCGGGACTCACCTTATCGGGATTCTCGATTTCAATATTACAGATCTCCCCGTCTTCACAAACAATAAATTTCAGCATTGCCGTCTGCCGAGATCCATATTTTGCATAGGCCACACTGTCCATTGCCCTGATTGTTCCCGACAAATCCAAGTTATTTTGCAAAAATCTGGACCAGGCCACCACCCCGCCCTTAAAATAGGGAAAATCATCAACGTGCTGTGCAATACTGTCTGCAGGAATATCCCGTTTAGCAATCACTTGTGCACCTGCGGAAGTACACAATACCATAAAAAATAGAATTGAAAAAAAAGTCTTAAATCCCGTTAAATACATAACCTATCCTATCCATAATCGTACCATTTAACGCTTGTATAAGATAATTTATTGCTTTAAATCCTCCGGACTAATTGAGCGGCATAGCAACCTCTGCAATAAACGCCCCTTTTTCATCAACAAGAAAACTGATCGGATGCTCCGGATTTTTAATAATCTCGAATAAAGTCAATCCCCAAGGTTTCCAAAAATTTTCCAAAACTTGGCCATAAGTCTTATTTTGCCAATGATCAAAGATAGGTTTCATCGACATATCTGCTAATGGCATAGGTTCAACATAGACTTTTTGCGGGGTGTTTAGATAGGTATAATCTGGCAGACGGTTAAATAAGTAGGCTGAATAAAAATAGCGGGCACACAATTCTTCAAACTGGATCGGGTGTAATGTTTTGCCCGCAATGACTTTGAGAATATCCTCGTGATAAATATTGTTTGTCGCATTATCTTGAAGACAGGCAACTACAGCAAAGTTCTTCATACGGATCGAG
Proteins encoded in this window:
- a CDS encoding suppressor of fused domain protein, translated to MSGEEEESPSEKKDTEITAGGSTVYRYEDQSDDKDPKSLFPEVQCVYLDEIEEHLTKYIAEPDMVFHEIISELVHIDVHWIKPSANYPFHILVTSGMSDLAMHVPDEVENKETYERAELMVVLPADWKIGEEEFQDDNNYWPVYFLKRLARFPHEYKTWLGYGHTIPNGMEAEDIANTGFGCMLLLPPMLSFDEEFLELKTKDGNLINFYAMIPVYKEEMDYKLEEGTDALLDLFDEYGISELVDIDRPNVCRGR
- a CDS encoding energy transducer TonB — translated: MVLCTSAGAQVIAKRDIPADSIAQHVDDFPYFKGGVVAWSRFLQNNLDLSGTIRAMDSVAYAKYGSRQTAMLKFIVCEDGEICNIEIENPDKVSPEFAKAVLSAMRRSPQWMPGQVKGKPVKTRFRQPVVAVIE
- the lat gene encoding L-lysine 6-transaminase translates to MSNVHERLSKHILADGFPLVMDMEKSHGSYVVDENGDEYLDMFSMFASMAVGYNHPHLVKQRDFLGKMAVNKPAMSDIYPKEFADFVDTFDRVAIPKELSYAFFISGGTLAVENALKAAFDWKTRLNFAQGIQKEASQVIHFKQAFHGRSGYTLSLTNTQDPRKYLYFPKFNWPRITNPKLSYPLTSEHIDQTIALEEKAVSEIHQALAANPNDIACIIIEPIQGEGGDNHFRKEFFVQLRQICDENQILLIFDEVQTGLGITGKMWAYQHYNVIPDIIAFGKKAQVCGILASKEKFDQVEHHVFKESSRINSTFGGDFMDMLRFKLILEVIEQENLVQNAAEKGRYLQDKLQELLAKKPQLSNLRGEGLFVALDFASEAARNEFIKNTYANKLIMLGCGEKSIRFRPHLNVSYGDIDKTIAIIEKSIS